A window of Macrotis lagotis isolate mMagLag1 chromosome 1, bilby.v1.9.chrom.fasta, whole genome shotgun sequence genomic DNA:
aaaaggaattgacaaataaaattaagaccagttttttgttttttgtttttgcttttgcaaggcaatgaggttaagtgaattgcccaaggtcacagagttaggtaattattaagtgtcttgaggttggatttaaactcagatcttgctgattccagggctggtgttctctatccactgctccaggAAATCGCCCCCAggaccagtttttttttaaatcaattaaaatacaAACTGCTAGCTAATTGGAGAGTGAAATCAAAATATTggcattaaaaaatataatttacaacaaatgaagaagataaagataaaagtACAAACTAATTGTGGAGAAAAAAAGTGCTGCTACAAAGGGAGACCAGGAAGGGCCTCATTCAGTAACTACCTAACTTTTGTCTTGGAAGGAACAGAGGTTACTAAAGTAACAGAAGTAACAGAAATGACGACAGATCAGCCCACTCAGGGTGATCCACTGGGGTAAAGGCATCTAGGTCTAAGATGGAAGTTACGGATTAGTGAGGAGTTGGTAACAAGTCTGATTGAAATGAAAAAGTCCAAAAGGTCACTCATAATGCCATGGATGGACAGATGGTTATGGAATACACTGTAGCTTCTTGCCTCCAAAGAATTATTCTCAAGAAACAGCATAAAGAATgtcatcaaaaatatgtataactAGAAAAGAATTTGTGGTAGTCATGTGGTAAGAGTGAGGAATAAGAAAGGATAGCTCATGTTCTGCACTTGTATCTACACAATGTCAGGATATCTAAAGGAAGGCTTTCTGCATTGTGAATTCCCTGAGGAGGGAGGGCACAGACAAGAACTCAAAAAGATATGGAGTGTATGGGATATGATTGCCATCATAGAGGGAATGATCACATTGACAAGATCATTTCAAAAAGATATATTTCAGTATTAAAGTATTTTCCTTAGTCTCTTTTAGCAGGAACATTCTGTAACTAAcattctaacaaatatttattgaatttctggACCAGTAGTAAGAATATGGATATTCCTTATCTTATAGGCAGTTATACCTGTAAATTGTGTAGATTATGAATGAGTGAGCTGATATAGTATTTAGGGTAGTcacttttgggttttgtttttttttggtctgcAATGAtcttcctattctttgccacaagCATATActtttggaaaaatggaaaaaagaaatgagcaaaccTGCATTTCTCAGGAACCGCTTCTTGTAGTCTCTGATCACCCTTGCTTCTGGGTCATAGAACCCATCTCCACAATCATAATAACCTTGAGGAATTTTTCGAGGTGGGTCCATGTTGGTGAGCTGAGAAATACCTGAAAAGGATACAACATAATTAGTTCAGTGTCAGAACTGAATCACATAGCCAGATTTACAATACATGGCTCATCTGTTATATGGTCCCTTCAGCTCTAGCATCCTATGTtctacttttttccccaattctgCATTCTAAGTTTCTCTCCAACtatgttccatgttctaaggCCTCTTTTGGTTCAGATATTCTATTATACTTATATCAGGGTGAAACTGCTAAAGAAAGGAAGTATAATTGCTgcagagaagaaaatgcaaaattcatTGAGGTTTAGGCTAAAAGATATGGACTCtactcatttattatttattcaactTAAAACTCCAAAAGTACCAATGATCTCTTGATTGTCAAGGCTAATGCCCCTTTAAAAATCTGTATTGCATTTGACACCATGGACCACCATCTCCTCAATACTTATGTCTTTCTAGGCTTTCATGACTGTTCAATCTTGGTTCTCTTAGCTTTCTGTCTCCTCTGCTGGTTCTCCATCCATATTAATCCACCAACTGTTGCTGTTTCCCTAGCTCTAACACAGTTTCTCTTATCATTTCATTGTAAACTGTCTTTACATGATAATATCAACTCCCATAGTTACCAGTCTCTCTCCTGAACCTCAATCTTCTATCACCAACTGATTTAGATAGCTCaaaatcaatatataaataaCAGACCTCATTAGCCTTTCCTCTTAAATCCCTCCCTACCtctgaacttccctattactatagAGGGTACTTCCACCCTTCCAATAAGCCAGGATTGCTACTTCAGAATCATTCTCAACTCCTCATTTTTACTCATCCCACATGTGAGTGTtttgtcaaatcttgtcatttttaccttTACAGCATCTCTCATATatgctttcttctttccattcccaTATCCACTACTCTCTTCTGTTTGGCATATAAAGTTTTTTTCTAACCTGGCTTTCCCATCTTTctacactttcttttctttcacacGCCCTGTATTCTAAATTTATTGACCTATTTGCTTTTCTCATACACAACACTCCCTCTCTCCTAACTCTTTGCCTTTGTACTGATCATCCTCTATATCTGAAATGCTCGCCCTACCCCCACCTCTAAAgcttccctggtttctttcaaggcTTAACACAAAGTTCATGTACTGTAGGAACCCTTTCCCAGTCTCTCTAGCTAGTGCCTTTCCTACTTTTCCAATCCACTCTGCATCTACTTCCCTGTCTGGTTTCAATTCAAGGGaactgaggacctgagttccaatttggcctcagacacttgacacttactatctttgtgactttgggaaagttatttaaccctgattgcctcacatccagttgtcctgatccatatttggccactgctctaaaggagaaagtgaggtcagTGACTTAGCTTAGCAACCctttcattcaaatctaattcacatgcgcatcaaggcatcacctccctgacatcatggtctgctttaagaatgaaggacaaacaccattttcattatcatcatcatcatcatcatagagaGCAGAACTTGAACCTGACCAGCTCAGTTCATTTTGCATCTGCTGTTCTCCCTGGTTTCAACTCCACatatccttcctcccttctatctcTTCCAGTTTTGTGTGTTACCTTTCCCCATTATATTATAAGCTCTTTAAGAGCAAGAactagtttttctttttgcagaGTTTCTATGGTAgatatacagtaggcacttaatatttattgaatttaattgaattcttaATTTACTATCTTTTGTGTATATAGTGTATAAATACCTAATTTCCATATTGTCTCTTCCATCTGGGAAAGCTCggttttttgcctttatttgtatacTCAATAGGGAGAATAAAGTTTGACACATAATGAGTTGTTATATTTTTTATACTTGCTTATATTCTACTCTTTAGTTTTACCTCAACAAACTTAAAACAAGAAATCTACTGTTTTAAGTTCCCCAACTCCTACCCTTACCACTCAAGTTtctatagaaaggaaaataatttttctacctGCTGGCTTCAGGCCTTCACAGATTTCAGTGTAAAATCTTCTATCATAACCATCACAATAATGCCATTTTTCTTCATCATATTTTAGGCCATCAGCAAAGGTATagttcccctgaaagagaagtcATATGCCTTTCTAATGAATCTGAGACTTGGGGAGTAAAtattcatttgggggggggggtcttaaaAAGAAGGTGTCAAAGGAGAAAGGATAGGATCACTACTAAGGTAGGACAGTGTGCACCTGGAGAAGTCTATGCATAAAGATAACTTCCAAATCTACACTTTTCCCATGCTCTAGAATTATATCTCTAAGTATATGCTGAATATCTTCACCTTGATATTCTACTTACAGTTCAAATTCACCATACTCCAATTCAACATCTTTGCCCCTATAACTTCTTTGATAtctgattttctatttttgtcatacCAACTCTTTTTCTGCTTCCAATATTAAAatcagtcattttaaaaaatgtttctttcccATATTCATAACCACAGTCACTATGTTCAATTGATTTTAAATTTAcattgtcttaaattttttttttttgcaagccaatgggattaagtgacatgcccattaagtcacacagttagtaagtatcaagtgtctgaggtcaaatttgaattcgggtcctcctgactccagggccagtactctatccactattccacttAATTACCCCCCCCAACAATGTCTCTTGCATCAAtattcccctttccatttctACTATTCCCATCTTCATTCAGACTCTCATTACTTCTTGTATAGACTATTTGAAtatccttctttctcatttttctgctGCCAGTCTCTTGATTTCCCAACTtattattgttagatttatcttcctaaaaaaaaaaatatatatatatatatatatgtatatatatatatatgtgtgtatatatatatatatatatttcttatgtcACTTCCCTTCAAAGTCTCCGGTTCCCTATGGAATTCATAGAATAATATTAGTCATTTAGTTCAAAATCCTTAAACTTTTCccaatatatctttatatatttatatatctttaaacTACTTTCCCAGACATCTAACTAACCTGACTGAATAATCAATGCACAAGCTTTCCCATTCTTCTTTGTCTCCAGGCTAATCTCAAGAAAAGGTAGCTCTCATTTCCTGGTTTGCCTGTTGAAAATTTATGTATCTTTCCAGGATAATCTTAAATGCATCCACATTTAGGACATTCTCTGAATGTCTACATTACTATTGTCTTCAATGGAATTTATCACATTTTGTCTTGCATTAATTGTTTCCATGTCTAAGCTTCCCCATGTGTACAATGGGGGAGAGATCAGAGCATCTTGTCCAGAAGGATAAAGGTGCTCctcatcctcttctctctccaattCATCAGTGCCAAGCACACATATAGTTAGTGCTTGCCACTTGTTTGTTGAATGATAATTATTGTTTAACTCTtagtttcatttaaattatttagagTCCTTAAATGTAATAAAGATCTATTCCAGAGTTTACAAAAAGGAGGGAGAATTCTCAAGTACATATAATGAAGAGCACAAAGGACAATTTAGGGGACTCCAAACATAGGAGTGTGTCCTTTCAAAGCTCTTTTGTGGTGCTTATTACACTTTTGTCATTCAGTGAGTTCACTTGCATCTTgcaaagagcactggatttgcaGTAAAGGATCTCAAGGATCTTTTGGTTCTTAACacctactagctctgtgaccttgtcCAAAGCTATAGGCTTATGGTAGAcatggaagggaccttggaggtcatctagtataatattgtcattgttttgataaagaaattgagacttgaGAGAGGTCGAATAATTTGTCtgcatagtacaataaaaagaacATTAGATTCAATGTCAGGCATCTTGCTTCTTTGTGTAACCTTGGGGAGCTCATATAACCTCTCTgagcatcaatttcctcatttgtatctACTAGATGAAAACTCTGAAACTCTTAGTTTTAGGCTAAGGAAGGGTATACAAAAATGAGTAGGACATGAGCCCTGCCATTAGGAATTTATGATGcagtaaaggagaaaaatgtaaccAAACCACTAAAAGACAAAATGTGGTAAGTGTCACTGAGAGTAACAGAGAACTAAGAgcattcagagaaggaagaacTCAAATATGactaatgaagaaagaaaactcaaatatgactgggacactaatacactgttggtggagttgatccaaccatttggagaacaatttggaactaagtccaaaggacaataaaactatgcataccctttgatacaacaatatcactactgggctatattccaaagagatcattaaaaaagggtaaaagacaaccaagtataaaaatatttaagtagctgtctttatagtggcaaagaattggaaactgaaggaatacctatcaattggggaatggctgaaaaagttatgctatatgaatgtgatggaatactgttgttctgtaagaaatcatgagcaactggacttcagaaaagcttggaaagacttgcatgaattaatgctgaattAAGTGAACAGCACCATGAGAACAGtgtacactttaacagcaacattatgaaatgatcaactatgatagattcaGTTCCTCTAACAACTTAGTGACCAAGAGACTCCTGAAAGTCCTATCATGGAATatccataaaaaaaattattgagtctGAATGGAGAGCAAAGCATACATTGTTcacttattaaattttcttttgttttcttatgtttttctcctcttagttctaattcctctttcatacatgactaatatggaaatatgttaaacacaattgtacatgtacaacccaTGTTAAATTAGTCTCTGCCAAGGGGAGGGATAGAGaagagagagtggtagaaaaatgtgaaggtcaaaactttgcaaaaagatgaatgttgaaaactaccttttcatgttattggggaaaaaacaaaatagagaaaaaaataaaaagggagacTTGGAGGAGACAGGATCCAAGATGGACCTAGAAAgatgggagttttttttttttgaagaaacagaaattcaaaGAGGAGGATAAAGGAATGGATGATGTTTCTGCACCCTTTCTTGTATAAATCCCAAGTAACAGCCTCCAGATTTTCTGACTATAAAGTTTGTAATCTTTCTTCTACACTCTTCATAGGcctaatttttctcatttgcaaaattaaaCAGGTAGGTGATTCAGTAAATAAaacactggctctagagtcaggaatacctgagtttaaatctggcctaaTACccactagatgtgtgatctttggcaagtcacttaacttctatttgcttcagtttcctcaattgtaaaatggggataatgatagtacTTAACTCATAgaattgttgagaggatcaaaggAGTTAATATTTGTCACacagtaggtgctatataaatgtgttattttattaaaatagggACAAAAACCTTCGAATTTCCTATCTCACAGAATGATTActaggaaagcactttgtaaaccttaaagcactctaaatatgagctattatttattatctgtgaATCTCCCAAAGTTGGTCCTTTATATGCACAGAAGTTGTGTGTATCCATTGAatataattgtttaataaatgtttgttggctgaaataatgaatattgaaTGTTTTTCAATGATTTAATGATTAAACCATGGGCAGTACAGAAATACAAGGCTTTCTTTCTGTTCTATTCTGAAAGGGACTAGATTCCCATTGTGTCTCCTGGAAGAAGCCAAATACCTTTAtgattcttcccttttcccatgTGGCATCATATCGGCTCCCATTAGGAAAGTACAAAGTTCCTTTGCCATGAAACATTCCATCTTTCATTTCCCCCTCATATTTTGTTTCCGTTGGGAGAATATACAAGGCCTTGCCTTCCATCCTGTTTTAAGAGGACACATAGAATTTCATGGAattacaataagaaaaaaattggaaaaaaagtgtGGGGAATTGGaaactggggaatggctacaCATACTCTGGTCTATCAATGTAATGGAATTTTAAATGAGAAACATGAAGAATTTAATGAAACACGGGGAGTCATATGAAATGGATCCAGTGAACAAAGCAtcaaaaagacatatatatatatatatgacaactACATAAATGAATACAACTTCAAACAACATCAAAACTCAGTCGAAGAACACCTAATAATGTTGATGtaaaatattagaatatatattttttgaccTGAAATGGGCCACAGAACATGGAACACTGGTACTAAATTGGACCCTTAAACACAGAATATTAGAACACAGgacagagaaagaatataaaatgttagaaaacagaACCAGACTGTTAGACCTGGTTTAaaacttagaacatagaacattagaacaacctcagaaatatcatttttcatttaacacaTGAGAACTGAGGTCCAGGGGAGCAGAAAGTGATTTGCTTAAATGGACACTGCTAGACagaaggtgaattttttttttgtcataatcTCAAAGCAGAGACCGACGCGTCTCCATTTTCCCAACTTTCCAAAGGAAGAGCCGGCAGGGGCTGTGGGGAGAATGCCCTTGGCGCGTGGGATTCGGAGGGGCGGTGCTCGGGCGGGGCAGAGGGGGCCGGGGAGGCAGCGCCCCAACAAGTCACCGTCCTCTGCGGGGAGGGCGGCGCTGTCGCGACAGGCCGGGCAGGGGATGCGCACTTGGGGTTAAGCGGGCCCAGGCGGCGACTTGGCGGCAGGACACGGCCGTAGGCCTTCTGGTGGCCATCGGGCAGCCCGGGCGGGGGCTCGGAAGCTCTGTCCTTTGACTCTTCTGGCTCCGGTTTCATCTTCTTGCAGGCTTGCTGCCGTGTGTTTGCAGCGCTCCTCCCTTACCTTTCATGGACATATTCACCAAAGTACTGGCTGCCCGTGTACTGCATGGCGAACGCTGCCTTCCCCTCCGGGCGCCGCTTCTCGGTGTAAGGTCCTCACTATAGCAACTGGCCGCGCGCATGCTCCGTTGCCCCGGGACGCCGGCGCTCCACCGCGCTTGCGTACAACTCCGGGGAAGCGGGCCGAGTGACGGTCGGCGGTGGGTCCCGCGCCTGCGCATGCGTCACTGCGGTGCGACTCGGGAGCGGACTTGGGGAAAGGGGACTTCAAGGAGAGCCGGGCCGGAGCGGGCTGGCCTGGGCCccgcgcgccgccgccgccgccatgcCGGGTGTGGTGGAGCTGCCCACCCTTGAGGACCTCAACGTGCAGGAGGTGAGGCCCCGCTCGCGCCCAGCAGCGGACGGAATGGTGGCTCGAGCTCGGGCCCCGCGCCCTCGGGCCTGGCGCCTCCCAGCCGCCCCGAGACAGCCCCCTTTGGGCCGCCCTCCCGCCCCTGCAGTCTCGGCCTTGGCACCCCATGCGCTTTCTGTTCACCCCGCATTCTCTTCCTGGTCGCCCCATTTCTCTTCCTGTAATCCCATACTCCTCTTATTAGACACCCCCATTCTCTTCCCTGGCACCCCGATACCTCCATTCTTGCCCTAGTCACTGCCACATTCTCTGTAATCACCCCACCTTCTTTTCCTGGTAGCCCCCATTCTCTTCCCTGACACCCCAACACCTCCATCTTTGTCCTAGTCACTGTCACATTCCCTATAATCACCCCATCTTTTCCTGGTAGCCCCCATTCTCTTCCCTGACACCCCAACACCTCCATTCTTGCCCTAGTCAGTGCCACATTCTCCATAATCACCCCATCTTCTTTTCCTGGTAGCCCCCATTCTCTTCCTAGTCACTCCCTACATTCTCTATAcaattaaccccccccccccccattctcttcTCACTAAA
This region includes:
- the MORN5 gene encoding MORN repeat-containing protein 5 isoform X1; protein product: MKPEPEESKDRASEPPPGLPDGHQKAYGRVLPPSRRLGPLNPKMEGKALYILPTETKYEGEMKDGMFHGKGTLYFPNGSRYDATWEKGRIIKGNYTFADGLKYDEEKWHYCDGYDRRFYTEICEGLKPAGISQLTNMDPPRKIPQGYYDCGDGFYDPEARVIRDYKKRFLRNADDDEHEWIIRTCRKGWDEFIGHKAKL
- the MORN5 gene encoding MORN repeat-containing protein 5 isoform X2; the encoded protein is MQYTGSQYFGEYVHERMEGKALYILPTETKYEGEMKDGMFHGKGTLYFPNGSRYDATWEKGRIIKGNYTFADGLKYDEEKWHYCDGYDRRFYTEICEGLKPAGISQLTNMDPPRKIPQGYYDCGDGFYDPEARVIRDYKKRFLRNADDDEHEWIIRTCRKGWDEFIGHKAKL